CATGTTCTGCTGCCAGAAGTGCCCCTGCAAGACAGAAGAGcaaattcagtgttttgattttgttgtgaatCTGGGCAAGGATGGCTGAACCAGACCAGCTTCAGTAAACTTTGCTTGAAGAATCCAGCAGTGCTAGATAAGAGACAACCATATTTGCTCTAGATTTGAAAGACATTTTGCTGCTTCAGTATAGAACAAACAACCTGGATGACTGACAAgtttcagaaacattttggtCAGAGAACCAGCTTAGCTGGTTCTGCAATGTTTCATGTTCCTTTGTTCAACCGGCAATCTCACCCTTCTCATGTAGCCTCCAGCTGTGCACACTTTGTAGTAGTACTCAGGTGTGTCAGCAGGACACATTGTAAtagacagtgaaaataaaatgttgaatacTGTAGACAAATAAGCTAATTATGTAATTCAGGCTGTGACTTAATGGTGTAGACTAATGTCTAATGCTGGCAAAGAGATCATGTGTCTCTAATCAGAACATCTCTTTCTTCGTTCTCCCAGCATTCCTGAGGTCCTGTTGGTCTCATGCACAGTGTACCCTAAAGGTCTAGCGGAGATAAATTTACTCTATGTGAGCTCATCTCTGCAGAAGAAAACTGGGTTTCCTTTCCACTGACAATCACTGCCCAGTATTCCACTTTCCGGGAAGAGTCCTGGTGCTGAGCAAATGCACTCCACATCCAACACTCCACGTTTCAACTTGCTTGCATCAGCCTGCTGTTTTCACGGTGAAAGGATGATGGCGCTGTTTAGCCACTGTTAGTGCTAATCAATGGATGAGCTTATCTTGATACAAATAAATGACCTACCAGCCACTGCCCTAACTTTATTTAACACGATACAATGAACTGTCATGTCTTATTAAAATACTCTAGGGTATAGTAGATAAATCTGGCACATAACGTAACGTTGCACACGTCTAACCGCAAGCTACCCAGTTGAGCTATGCGAGTTAGCTGATGTCATAATGTATGTGTTGTCATTTGCCTGGCTTATCCATGTGTCATTTCCAAGTTCGTAAAGAGTATCTGCATATAATGAAGCATCTTAATATCTATTCCCGTAAAGCTGTGCTGGCGGAAGAGTAAAGTGTATCTGGTGTCATTAAAGGACATTTTAACGAACTGCCCACATGTGGTTTGGGGTGCCACGACGACAAGCGAGCAAGTTTAGCGTCTTGAAGCCAATGCTACCTATAATTAGCTAACTGGCTAGTAACGTTAGCGAATTTAAAACACGCCCCATTTTAACAGAAATGGGTATACCTACATAACAGTTGTGATTAATCTGGGTAAAGTTACTGTGTTGCTTTATTGCAAAATAAACCACTTCACTAATTTGTAGCTCTTTCCACATTTCGAGTTGCAAACTTGCAATTTTACgatttttttcatgtctctcCTATCAACTACGAAATCCCACTGACTGGTccagtttatttagtttttccttAACACAGCTATGCTTATTACGCAAATAAACATCAAAGGGTAACATTTCCAAAGTGAGTTTGTCTGAATTATGACACGAAATGTGACCGGCTAGCTAGCCAGCTGTCACTCACTGCACGCACACGACTCACTGAAGAAAGAATCGCAGGCTGCAACTCACCGAGAGGCGGATTGCTTGTGTTGATGATAAGGTTTAACGCCATACTCTGAGATACTTCTTCCAAACAGGTGATAAAGCCCtttcactgtttaaaaaaaagcaaatagcAGTGCGCGCACAGCCAACACACCACACGCCAATGACCACTGAAGCAGGAGAGCACAGAGGAGACGCAGCTTCTTTTGTTATTATGACTGAGAGACAACAACCTAATGGTGCAATACTGCCACCAACAGTACGGGAGTATGGACAGACCAGCGACTGTATGTCAATGGAACAGACTAAACTAGATAGATTCACCATATACACAAAAGTATCcaaacacacctctttatggggctgcttttcagaggttgggctcggccccttacttccagtgaagggaaatcttaatgcttcagcacaccaagacatggttggatgagtttggtgtggaagaacttgactggcccacacagatccctgacctcaaccccatccaacacctttgggatgaactagaacagagattgtgagtcaggccttttgttccaacatcagtgtctgacctctcaaatgttctactgcacgagtgggcaaaaattcccacagaaacacttgagtggaactcttgtggaaagccttcccagaagagtggaagctgttgtagctgcaaagctgtttgtgtgtttagaatgcaatgccattacagtccctgttggtgtaatggtcagctggcccaatacttttgttttatttttatgcttggcttgttttgtttcattgatcattgtcattttacatttttgcttgtttttgtgtaatCTAGCATCCACTGTGCAGAAGCTAATGCATTGGCCTCAGCTGTCAGTTAGTAAGTTGTGGAACTGTCTCACAATATGATAATTTAATGGTTTATAAAGATGGCATTTCATTATAGAACAGAATAGCACAtttgtcagtattttaaaacaaaatctcattgTGAAGACAGGAAGCATATCTTCATGAATGCTACTGAGGGTTTCTTTCACTGCAACAGATGtccatcaaaacacaaacactttattgtgaacacaaacatttagtcggaaaataaatcaatcagtcaTTCTTTTGTGAAACATGAGAAAGTCGAATGATTTTTTTGACCATGAAATGAATCTTCGCCACCTGACTTTACCAGCTATGCCATGTTAACTTAACTTATTATTAAGTCCACTGTCAAGCTAATCTTCAAAAGGAATTTTATATTGAATTAAAATCATCTCTCTCAACCATAAACTGCCTTGTCTAGAGAAATGGATAACAACTTGATATACTTTATAAAACAAGTCTTCTTTCCAGAGCTGACATCTCAGACTGACAGAGCTCTAAGTAAAGCTGTAGGTATttcatgaagacattttgttgttgatgtgacCATACGCCTAGACAAGTTCTAGACAAGTGCCAAGTACTGTATCTCAGTTTTGGCTGATGATCACTACccttgtatttgtttttatttttgtgatcttaaaataaacacttaTTCTctgaataaaaaattaaaacatgatttGTATGCGATACAAGAAGCTTTTCAAATAACAGTCCTTTACTGAATCGGGTTATGGTTTACAAATTGCTGACATTTTAGCTGTCACGGTATGACAACACTTTCAAATCCTCATTAACTTCTGTTCTGCTTCTCTCACATGGTCTTGTATGTTACCATGTGTTCTCCTTCACACGTCTCTATCATCACGCTGATGTCAAAGTAAGCGTGTATAATGACATggtaaaaagacatttttcgTCCAGTTTGACCCTCACCTGCCTGTTGTCGCTTAACACGCAGGTGAGTACAGACAGTACTGCCTGTATCATTAATGAGGTCTCAGCCAGAGACAGCTTGGCCTTTTGCTCTCTGCGCCATGACCACACACAACAAAGGCTTTCACTGTTTCAAAGAGTTAAAAGTTTTTATGAAGAGAAGATGGTTGTGTGTTCTTTGAGCATCCTGTTGGTGGTGCATCACCTCAAACTGTGTCACTGATCGCCTAATAGGTTATTGTCAGTAGGTGTGTCATTAAACACACCTGTTGCGAGGTGACACGTCTCAAGTCAAAGCACTTACATTTATTTgctgctatttatttatttactaacttaaaaacaaacatacacacacgacaATAATTGCTACAATAACCAAACccaatatacaaaaatataaacaaaaacaaaatataacatgaCCTAACTGATTGTGTTACGATTCAGTTGCACTGTAATTATCATGTTTACATACCAACCCCTCCGTATTAATAAGTCGCTGCTTGGGTTGAAACGTGCTGATGGGGCGGAACTGGAAGAGGGCAGGAAGAGGAGTTTCGACCCGGACACGTGTTGTATGCGCACCTCCTTCACTGTGGCTTGTTTCATGGACATTTATCGTTGTTGTGAAGTTTGTTTAGCGGTGGATTGATAAGAGCCTTTGCATTTACAACATCTTTAACGTGTGTTCTGTCTCACCTCTCGAACTGGTAAAACAAACATTACGCTCGACCGACATTATTCATCACACGATAACAACAACGATAACATTTCCATTTGTAAAttgcattaacatttttttaatatcattttgGCATTATTACCTCATTTTTTGTTGCTACATTAATCCTAGACATAAACGCCTTTTTATATCACCTCATCATTTAGCTCTTAGTATTTtgcctatatatatatatttttaagtaTTTCGTCTAGTCGTATTTTGAAGTTTTCATGCATATACGCATGTTATTAATCCATGTTCACAAGTAAAGTCCAGTGTTAATGACTTTGAATTATTCCTTACTATTCTACATAGCCTAGATGCGCCCAAATATTGACACACAGTACTGTCATTTGTGCCCATCTGTCCTTCCAGTTTTATGGATACTATATGATGTTTGGTATAATATCAAGCTGGTGGGGTTTTAAAGTCATGTCAGCTACATCAAGTTGTGTGTGGTcttttcagtgctgcagcacACCCAGTCTGTCAGTTCAGACTGGTAACATCCAGCATGACTGACCAGTGGATTTACTGTAGGCTTTAGGATATTTgaactttctgtctttctggtCAGGCATGTCTCAGGACAGTCAACATGGCAAGTGGACCATCTccagcagtgatgatgatgatgaggctCTTCCTTCCTCAGGGACTACAACATCGAAGCCTCACCGACCTGCTGTACCCAATCACAGCTTCTCTCGGTCTGCCCGTCCCCCCAGCCCCAAACTGGAACCAGCAACAGCCTCTCTGGAGGTGAAACCAGAACCAGCTAACACCCCAGTATCCTCACTGTTTATTGGCTCTGAGGCCAGACAGTCTGCTGCACTGAGCCAGTTAAATCCAGTGAAGTATGAAACTAGTCCGTCATTGGCTGGAAAGCGGAAGAAAGAAGTGTCAGATGGCTCAGGCTGGGCTCTGTCagatagtgatgatgatgatgatggagatgtgaAGGGGAAGAGTCTCAAAAGCTTACCAAAGAGGGATCCTCCAAGTCCCaaagcaaagaaagcaaaggtGGAGAACGAACGCCCTCCGAGTCCCCACGGACGGCTCTACTACATCGACGAGCCAGAGGACTTCTTTGAGTCCAGTGTCCCCTGTCTAAATGACACCTACAGGTTTTACCTCAACAAAGTCACAGGCCTGGACAAGAAGTacaacagtggagctctgcACATCAGAGGTGAGACGAGATTCATTAAATTGCATTTGGTGGAGACATGTTTGTTCTACATTTGAAGAAATCAAATTGCAGTTTTGTCTAAGTCAGTCTTCCCTTATTTTATTGAGTaatctttactttttctttcatccaGACATTCTCTCACCATTGTTTGGGACCCTGAAAGAATCTGTTCAGGTAAACAACCATATAAACTATTGAAACTATTTACGCCCTGTGTTTTAGCCTTGCTAGTGGTGGTGTCGGTCTGTCAGTTGGTCAGTCAGCCCAAcattttggtccagactgatAAATCCCACCAACTTTTCAAGTAAACTTGGTAGAGACACTCctggtctccagaggatgaaacCTACCGCTCATCACCTGATCtttatttaatgttgtgttAAGGTTaacatttttggcttttagtCAAATGTCTCAACAATTTTTGCATGCATTGTTATGAAATTTGGAGCCATTCATGTTCCTGTCAGGATGATACATAAGCACTTATTGATTCCTTAACCTTTCATCAAGTCAGAAATAAAATTTGATGTTTATAACAAATTGCAATTTTATTGAGGCCATCAGCCTCAGTTGTGGTTTGTGCTTAGATAAGATCAGAATAAGAATCCTTTAatagtcctgcagtggggaaattctcattgtcacagcagcacatggaGCACAtggggattattgcacaatgatTTGTGGTGGAATGCATGGGGTCTGCTGGGAGCAatgctggttgtacagtctcacagcagcaggggtGAAGGACCTGTGCTCACGCTCCTTCACACTCTGAAGTggcccagtgctgtcagagtctcatGCAGGGGGTGAGGGTCATTCTACATCACAGAGGATAGCTTGGCTAtcattcttctctctttcaccaCCTGAACCAGATTGAGGGGGCTCCCTAGGTTGGAGCTGGCCTTCCTGATGATTTTACccagtctctttctgtctgcagtaGTGATtctgctgccccagcagaccactGCATAGAATCGtacaaataagcaaatgttagcatactaaTACACCGAAATTAGAAGGGAAACCTAGTGACTGTtttacctgctaaacatcagtatGTTGGCATTGTCATTGTGACATTAGTATTTAGCAAAAAGCACCACTGTGAGTAAGTACACGCACAGAGTTAGCTGACTGTTGACTTGTGGACTTTATACCATTTTTCCAGGGAATCTGGGCCATTAATACAGGTGTACTTTCTTTCTCCATAGTTTAACTATTGCTTTGATATTGCCTGGATGGTTAAGCAGTACCCACCAGAGTTCAGGTGAgttctgtttcttctttgctAGCATCATATTATCAGAAAAATATCCCCATCTGTCTGATTAGTGGCAATCTGCTCAAATCTGTTCTTATTCCAAacagtttttcatgtttcaagTTCAGAGTTTTGTCAGAGTAGgaaattatcattatcaatGATTCTTTTAGTTTGCATTAAGTGAAGGTGATCACTCCAATAGTagcatacacatacatttacaaGAAAGTAATGATACCTTTGGATTTGGGTTGTATTTACAGGGATCGTCCTGTTTTGATCGTCCATGGAGATAAGAGGGAGGCCAAGGCCCGGCTGGTGCAGCAGGCTCAGCCTTTTCCGCATGTTCGATTCTGCCAGGTGCTGACTCACCACCACTGTTTAATGACAGCTCCTGTGAAATGCAGTTTGGGTATTATATGATATTTGAGAAATTCTGATATATAAATTATCATACAGGAAAATGCCTTTTAATGAGACTGTTCTGTGAAACTGGATTTCCCTTTGAATTGGActaatgtgtgtgattttgccTGGCAGGCCAAGCTGGATATTGCATTTGGAACTCACCACACGTAAGCTTTTCTTCCCCTGTCTGATATTATTGTTTTCCTGATGTTGTCACAAACTCAAACATACTGGGTTTAACACAAGTGGAGGTTAGTCAGGATTCATCTGTGTGCCTTTGTGCAGGAAGATGATGTTGCTGTGGTATGAGGAAGGCTTCAGGGTCATCATCCTGACCTCCAACCTCATCAGAGCTGATTGGTACCAAAAAACACAAGGGTGAGCTTGTGTGTTGCACAAAATCCAGATATAAGGCTTGGTTATGGAAATGCCCCTGAACATATTATTTCGAAACCAGGATGTGGATGAGTCCCTTGTTTCCACGGTTACCAAAAGGTAGCAGTGCGAGTGCAGGTGAGTCACCAACCTTCTTTAAGAGGGACCTGCTGGAGTACCTGACATCTTACCGTGCCCCAGAGCTTGAGGAGTGGATCCAGCGAATCAAAGAGCATGATCTGTCAGAGACCAGGTAAACGGTCAATACGCACTTTACTGTTGGAGGTCTGATAGTAGCCTTTACTGGAAAATAAGGAGATATCATCATGACTCCAGCCAGCTGCTAAATTATCATCAATAAGCAATATTCAGGGAACAGCTGCAAGTAAATATATAATCTGGATTATAAGTAACtcgtatttatttatttattttttaattatcagGGTTTATTTGGTCGGCTCAACCCCAGGAAGATACTTAGGTTCGGACATGGAGCGCTGGGGCCACCTGAGGCTGAGGAAGGTAACACAagactgcagaaaacaaaacaaacaagcagaaaacagacTGCTTTCATCtccactgtgttgtgtttctgtgttgctgtgtacAGCTTTAAGTAATGTTTTGACAAGAAGAAAACTTTTTTGAATATGTCTTAAAAATAGgcatttttcttacttttcatGTTCATGGTTTCCTTTGCAGTGTGAAAATCAGCTTTTAGATGGTTGAGATTTGCTGTTGACTTCCAGTCAGCCCTctcacagtgacattttcacatgtcCAAGCTGTATTGTGCTTGGGTGTCAGTGCTCTGGAGAACAGTGGGCTGGTTTAAACTTTTCCAGTCTGTTAAGATGAAGCACTTGTGGCAAAGCACTGACAcctgataatgataataataatggtgGGATAATGTGAATTCAGGCAGCTGTTTCAGAGCTCTCTACAAAATAGTCAGCAAGAAACAGGTCAAATTgtaaaaacatctaaatgtaATATATTGCTACTAAAAATAAAGGGTATTGTCACAAGACAGTGACAgcactttaaaatgttgtgaaatATAGAAATGTCCATGTAGTCTCTAGCTGGGCTTTCCTcatgtctttctcctctttttcttattttatcagCTGTTGTATGACCACACAGATCCTGTTCCAGGCGAGGAAAGGTGGCCTGTGATTGGCCAGTTTTCTAGCATTGGCTCTATGGGACTGGATAAGACCAAATGGTTGGCAGGGGAATTTCAACGCACCTTGACCACACTAGGGAAATCCTCCCTCCGCTCAGACCCCCCCATGCACTTAGTACGTTCCTCCACCACAAACTTGATGTGTTGTATTGTTTGTGTGATGCAGCATTCAAAGGCTGAGAAAGATAATACTAAATAATACAGTGCAAATGAGGTTTTCTATGACTGCTGCTGATACcgttttcattatgttttttttgtttttgtttttttacaaagaAAGAACATTTGCCTCAGCTTTTAAGTGGCAAATAACAGAACAGTCATTTAGaggtcacacatacacacttcctCATAGCCTCTGCAGGACATTTGATTGCCTAAAAGCAATTTGTAAAAACCAATAATGCTTGATAGAAAATTTAATTCCTCCTTGACCCAATGCCACCACTGACTTTCTTAGCTTCTTGACAAATGGAGAAATGAACTGTGTGTCAAAGACAGATAAGACAATGAACCAAtttcttaaatgaaaatgaaagtataCAAGAAGAAATAATAGAAAAAGTCAGTGTACTGAGCTAAtggtttttttctgtttgtgatgGTTTTGTCTTTAACCATTGTCCTCTAACTGCCATGTTTGGCCACAGTTCAGCAAAGGTTATGCAGCTTCGCTTTAGGATGACAAAACAAGTTGTCAACTGGTTTATCTTTTGCAGTTGTATCCATCAGTTGAAGATGTGAGGACTAGTTTAGAAGGTTATCCAGGTGAGtaatgtgggtttttttttctacatttgacaaattaattttcttgcATGCTACATCAATGCAGCTACATTTTTGCCACATCGTGATCACTTTGGCTGGggtctttatttattcatttattcaaccATGTTTGACTGACTGCTTGGATGATTTAGTATTTGATTCTTTAGTGACGTACGTGCCTCTTGTCCTCCAGCGGGAGGCTCTCTTCCCTACAGCATCCAGACAGCCCAGAAACAAACCTGGCTTCACTCCTACTTCCAGTAAGTTCACTTCTATTAATCAGAATTCACTCCTGTTGTGCTGGTTACGTCAAAACCAGTTAGCTCATCATTTTACAGCGTTTTACGTACAAATAAAGCACTCCTGTTtgtgcgtctgtctgtgtgtagtcGTTGGAAGGCGAATACGACGGGGAGGAGTCATGCCATGCCACACATCAAGACATATATGAGGGCGTCACCAGATTTCACTGAGCTTGCCTGGTTCCTCGTCACAAGGTGTGTGTGCGAGAttcacatttgttcatttttattatgtaaaaTGATTTATGTGACTTTATTTTCCATATGTGATTTTCTAATTTGCAGTGCCTTTCTTTTGTATTACTTACTAAAACTGCATCAAGAAACTGTTCTTCCAAACCAGAAATACGTTTTGTCAGGTGTCATCTGAAATTCTTAATTAGGTACTTCCACTGAATCCCCACCTGCTAACATAAATCTCATAAACGTACTTATGTACTTATTTTTTATACACAGTAttgtattgtttattattttctcatgGAGAATCAACATACAACTTtcaaacacttttcttttattttccaccaTATGTATTATATGTAAGTAATATGTTAGATGTTAAACATAATCAGTGATAAAACATGCTTGtataatttgtgttttctggttgTATGCATTGTtgttattaatatattattttaagAGGCAAGCCAGCAGACTATGCTGTTCAttcataaatgttattttggGCAACACTTGGATCTCAGCTGCCTCACCACATTATCAACCCTTTTCTGCAAATAGACTGAAATGATCATTCAGATGGAGCTGAAAAGTCCAATCTagtgcgtctctgtgtgtgttacagtgccAACCTGTCCAAAGCAGCTTGGGGTGCACTGGAGAAGAACAACACTCAGGTGATGGTTCGCTCGTACGAGCTGGGAGTCCTCTACGTGCCCTCCGCCTTCGTAAGAACGACGCACAAACAGTAGCTCTGTGCTCATGTGTCTGACTTCTGGACAGTGAGGATGTGGTTTGAATCGTGCTATGAATCTTGCGCAAAATACATCCAATACACACCTATTATTTTTCAACTTCCAAACACGTGAATGTCAGTATAGAAGAAAAAGTATTACATTATAAAAACCATGCAGAGTTGGTGTGTCATAATATGTCATGTGATGTAATATGTCTCCTCTTCCAGAACATGAAGACCTTCCCTGTTCACAAAAATCCATTTCCTgtgtcctcgtcctcctctggTTTCACTGTGCCCTTTGACCTCCCTCCTACGTGCTACTCTCCTAAAGGTATAGgacttgtacacacacatatatatgctGTTTATACCATTTCTTTTAGGGAAATCATGaaatag
The Scatophagus argus isolate fScaArg1 chromosome 1, fScaArg1.pri, whole genome shotgun sequence DNA segment above includes these coding regions:
- the tdp1 gene encoding tyrosyl-DNA phosphodiesterase 1, with the protein product MSQDSQHGKWTISSSDDDDEALPSSGTTTSKPHRPAVPNHSFSRSARPPSPKLEPATASLEVKPEPANTPVSSLFIGSEARQSAALSQLNPVKYETSPSLAGKRKKEVSDGSGWALSDSDDDDDGDVKGKSLKSLPKRDPPSPKAKKAKVENERPPSPHGRLYYIDEPEDFFESSVPCLNDTYRFYLNKVTGLDKKYNSGALHIRDILSPLFGTLKESVQFNYCFDIAWMVKQYPPEFRDRPVLIVHGDKREAKARLVQQAQPFPHVRFCQAKLDIAFGTHHTKMMLLWYEEGFRVIILTSNLIRADWYQKTQGMWMSPLFPRLPKGSSASAGESPTFFKRDLLEYLTSYRAPELEEWIQRIKEHDLSETRVYLVGSTPGRYLGSDMERWGHLRLRKLLYDHTDPVPGEERWPVIGQFSSIGSMGLDKTKWLAGEFQRTLTTLGKSSLRSDPPMHLLYPSVEDVRTSLEGYPAGGSLPYSIQTAQKQTWLHSYFHRWKANTTGRSHAMPHIKTYMRASPDFTELAWFLVTSANLSKAAWGALEKNNTQVMVRSYELGVLYVPSAFNMKTFPVHKNPFPVSSSSSGFTVPFDLPPTCYSPKDQPWIWNIPYSQAPDTHGNIWVPS